A stretch of Castanea sativa cultivar Marrone di Chiusa Pesio chromosome 2, ASM4071231v1 DNA encodes these proteins:
- the LOC142624801 gene encoding uncharacterized protein LOC142624801: protein MVVLIDKPLRRAMSNPEAARRMALWVIELSEFDVKYRPRTAIKGQVVVDFIAEFTSMEGQGAKEHPQWSVHTDESSNGQASEVGVVLYSPEGDEIECMVLPDFPTTNNEAEYEALVVGLDLAKAVGATNVVVYCNSQVVTSQVNRDFECKGEKMKRYLEQMRKRVGKLKAKFIQVPRKENEKADCLAKVASKEHMLIPNKKDAQIYVKTCDKCQRFCNVIRKPTEELTPMMDLWPFAQWGLDIMDPFLIVMRQLKFLVVDINYFTKWVEAEALATIIEKNGSRTTTPPRLPSGQRARGGMNRSLLKIIKTRLKGAKGIWPDELPSVLWAYRTIARTPTRETSFRFAYGSEAIIPIEVELTSNRVDNHDKSRNDKAMHL from the exons ATGGTCGTCCTGATAGACAAGCCTCTACGGCGAGCAATGAGTAATCCTGAGGCCGCCAGACGGATGGCGCTATGGGTGATAGAATTAAGTGAATTTGATGTAAAATACCGCCCCCGAACCGCCATAAAGGGACAAGTAGTTGTAGActtcattgcagagttcaccAGTATGGAAGGCCAGGGGGCAAAAGAACATCCTCAGTGGAGCGTCCACACGGATGAATCGTCTAATGGGCAGGCTAGCGAAGTCGGTGTAGTGCTCTATTCCCCAGAAGGGGATGAGATCGAATGCATGGTTCTTCCGGACTTTCCAAcaaccaacaacgaagcagagtacgAAGCTTTAGTGGTGGGGCTAGATCTCGCAAAAGCCGTGGGGGCAACAAATGTGGTCGTATATTGCAACTCCCAAGTTGTCACCAGTCAGGTGAACCGTGACTTCGAATGCAAAGGGGAAAAGATGAAGAGGTACTTGGAGCAGATGCGGAAACGAGTAGGCAAGTTGAAGGCCAAGTTCATCCAAGTCCCTAGAAAAGAGAACGAGAAAGCTGATTGCCTTGCCAAAGTCGCCTCAAAAGAACACATGCTTATCCCTAATAAA aaggatgcccagaTTTATGTCAAAACTTGtgacaaatgtcaaaggttctGCAACGTCATCAGAAAGCCGACAGAAGAGCTCACTCCAATGATGGATCtgtggcctttcgctcaatggggattggacatcatggACCCATTCCTAATAGTAATGAGACAGCTGAAGTTCCTAGTGGTCGACATaaattacttcactaaatgggtagaagctgaagCTTTGGCCACCATCATAGAGAAGAAC ggatcaagaaccactactcctcCCCGCCTACCCTCAGGCCAACGGGCAAGAGGAGGTATGAACCGATCCTTGTTGAAAATTATCAAGACTCGGCTTAAAggggcaaagggtatatggccAGATGAGTTGCCAAGTGTACTATGGGCATATAGGACAATAGCCAGAACTCCTACAAGAGAGACGTCATTTCGGTTCGCATATGGCAGCGAGGCAATTATCCCAATTGAGGTCGAACTCACAAGCAATAGAGTGGACAACCATGACAAGAGTAGAAATGATAAGGCCATGCATCTATAG
- the LOC142624006 gene encoding endo-1,3;1,4-beta-D-glucanase-like encodes MLSSQCFQNRPTLSSTCGAGTVQEFGGLQTYITGSPDSKLALIFIADACGYEAPNLRKLADKIAGAGFLVVVPDFFYGDPVIDPEGPNFDINPWLKVHNTDKGYEDAKAVIAALKSKGVSAIGAAGFCWGGMVLVKLASSTDLHAAVILHPGPITEDQINDVKVPIAILGAENDHIFPSEQLKLFGEKLSAKSEIDSFVKIFPGVGHGWTVKYKADDESAVKSAEESHSDMLNWFTKYVK; translated from the exons ATGTTAAGCTCTCAGTGCTTTCAGAACCGACCAACCCTGAGCTCAACCTGTGGAGCAGGGACCGTCCAAGAGTTTGGAGGCCTTCAAACTTACATCACTGGCTCTCCAGATTCTAAGCTTGCCCTCATTTTCATTGCTGATGCTTGTG gGTATGAAGCACCGAATTTAAG GAAACTTGCGGACAAAATTGCAGGAGCTGGATTCTTGGTGGTAGTTCCTGATTTTTTCTACGGTGATCCGGTTATTGATCCTGAGGGCCCTAACTTCGATATAAACCCATGGTTAAAAGTTCACAACACG GATAAAGGATATGAGGATGCCAAAGCTGTGATTGCAGCTCTAAAAAGTAAAGGGGTTTCAGCCATTGGAGCAGCAGGTTTTTGCTGGGGAG GGATGGTGTTAGTGAAATTAGCAAGTTCTACTGACCTTCACGCTGCAGTCATTTTGCATCCTGGTCCGATCACAGAAGATCAAATCAATG ATGTGAAAGTTCCTATTGCTATACTGGGAGCAGAGAATGACCATATTTTCCCATCAGAACAACTGAAACTGTTTGGAGAGAAGTTGTCAGCAAAATCTGAG ATCGATAGCTTTGTGAAAATATTCCCTGGTGTGGGTCATGGATGGACGGTAAAGTACAAGGCTGACGATGAGTCAGCTGTAAAAAGTGCCGAAGAGTCTCATTCGGACATGTTAAATTGGTTTACCAAGTATGTTAAGTGA
- the LOC142624005 gene encoding notchless protein homolog gives MEVVEGEEQRETSNKVMCLLTDPEGTPLGVPMYLPQIAGPQQLQQMVNQLLNNEEKLPYSFYISDKELVVPLGTYLEKNKVSVEKALSIVYQPQAVFRIRPVNRCSATISGHTEAVLSVAFSPDGRHLASGSGDTTVRIWDLNTQTPLFTCTGHKNWVLCIAWSPDGKHLVSGSKAGELLCWDPETGKPLGNPLTGHKKWITGISWEPAHLNAPCRRFVSASKDGDARIWDIVTKKCVICLSGHTLAITCVKWGGDGVIYTGSQDCTIKVWETSQGKLIRELKGHGHWVNSLALSTEYVLRTGAFDHTGKQYSSPEEMKKVALERYNKMKGNAPERLVSGSDDFTMFLWEPFVSKHPKTRMTGHQQLVNHVYFSPDGQWVASASFDKSVKLWNGATGKFVAAFRGHVGPVYQISWSADSRLLLSGSKDSTLKVWDIRTQKLKQDLPGHEDEVYAVDWSPDGEKVASGGKDRVLKLWMG, from the exons ATGGAGGTGGTGGAAGGAGAAGAGCAAAGAGAGACAAGTAATAAGGTGATGTGTCTTTTGACGGACCCAGAAGGAACTCCTCTAGGAGTTCCCATGTACCTTCCCCAAATCGCTGGGCCTCAACAGCTTCAGCAAATGGTCAATCAGCTTCTCAACAat GAGGAGAAGTTGCCCTATTCTTTCTATATATCAGATAAAGAGCTTGTCGTGCCTCTTGGCACTTActtagaaaaaaacaaag TTTCTGTGGAGAAGGCACTCTCAATAGTTTATCAACCACAAGCTGTTTTCCGAATTCGTCCGGTTAATCGTTGTTCAGCAACAATTTCTG GTCACACTGAAGCTGTACTTTCAGTTGCCTTTAGTCCTGATGGGCGACATTTGGCAAGTGGTTCTGGTGATACCACGGTCAGAATTTGGGATCTTAATACCCAGACACCGCTATTCACATGTACAG GACACAAGAACTGGGTTCTTTGTATTGCATGGTCTCCGGATGGTAAGCATCTTGTTAGTGGCAGTAAGGCTGGAGAACTTCTATGCTGGGACCCTGAGACAGGGAAGCCATTGGGCAATCCACTTACC GGTCACAAGAAATGGATTACTGGTATCTCTTGGGAACCGGCCCACCTGAATGCTCCATGTCGTCGATTTGTAAGTGCTAGTAAAGATGGTGATGCACGCATATGGGACATCGTTACTAAGAAATGTGTTATTTGTCTTAGTGGTCACACACTTGCAATAACTTGTGTAAAATGGGGCGGAGATGGAGTTATCTATACAGG CTCCCAGGACTGTACTATCAAAGTTTGGGAAACTTCACAAGGGAAGCTGATTCGTGAATTAAAG GGTCATGGGCATTGGGTCAACTCGCTTGCATTGAGCACTGAATATGTTCTTCGCACTGGGGCTTTTGATCATACAGGCAAGCAATATTCATCTCCCGAGGAAATGAAGAag GTTGCTTTGGAAAGGTATAACAAAATGAAAGGCAATGCCCCTGAAAGATTGGTTTCTGGATCTGATGATTTTACTATGTTCCTTTGGGAACCTTTTGTCAGCAAACACCCGAAAACTCGAATGACAGGTCATCAACAG CTAGTAAATCATGTTTATTTTTCACCTGATGGGCAATGGGTGGCAAGTGCCTCATTTGATAAGTCTGTCAAGTTATGGAACGGTGCTACTGGGAAATTTGTTGCTGCTTTTCGGGGCCATGTTGGGCCTGTTTATCAGATCAG CTGGTCCGCAGACAGTAGGCTTCTTTTGAGCGGCAGCAAGGACTCCACACTGAAG GTTTGGGATATCCGGACACAGAAGTTGAAACAAGACCTTCCAGGCCATGAGGATGAG GTCTATGCTGTTGATTGGAGTCCGGATGGTGAGAAGGTGGCGTCGGGTGGCAAAGATAGAGTATTGAAGTTGTGGATGGGTTAG
- the LOC142624008 gene encoding endo-1,3;1,4-beta-D-glucanase-like yields MSCSQCFENPPNLSSTCGVGTVQDFGGLQTYITGSLDSKLAIILLSDIFGYEAPNLRKVADKYAESGFLVVVPDFFYGDPVIDFNDPNFDLKSWLEVHSTDKGYEDAKAVIAALKSKEVSAIGAGGFCWGGMVLMKLASSTDLHAAVVLHPGSITEDEVDDVKIHIAILGAEFDQWSPPEKLKQFGEKLSAKSGFDSYVKIFPGVAHGWTVKYNADNESAVKSAEESHLDMLNWFTKYVK; encoded by the exons ATGTCGTGCTCTCAGTGCTTCGAGAACCCACCGAACCTGAGCTCAACCTGTGGAGTAGGGACCGTCCAAGACTTTGGAGGCCTTCAAACTTACATCACTGGTTCTCTAGATTCTAAGCTTGCCATCATTCTCCTTTCTGATATTTTTG GGTATGAAGCACCAAATTTAAG AAAAGTTGCAGACAAATATGCAGAATCTGGATTCTTGGTGGTAGTTCCTGATTTTTTCTATGGTGACCCTGTTATTGATTTTAATGACCCTAACTTTGACTTAAAGTCATGGTTAGAAGTTCACAGCACG GATAAAGGATATGAGGATGCCAAAGCTGTGATTGCAGCCTTGAAGAGTAAAGAGGTTTCTGCCATTGGTGCTGGAGGTTTTTGCTGGGGAG GGATGGTATTAATGAAATTAGCAAGTTCTACTGACCTTCACGCTGCAGTCGTTTTGCATCCTGGTTCAATCACAGAAGATGAAGTCGATG ATGTTAAGATTCATATTGCTATACTGGGAGCTGAGTTTGACCAATGGTCCCCACCGGAAAAATTGAAACAGTTTGGAGAGAAGTTATCAGCAAAATCTGGG TTCGACAGCTATGTGAAAATATTCCCTGGTGTGGCTCATGGCTGGACAGTAAAGTACAATGCTGATAATGAGTCAGCAGTAAAAAGTGCTGAAGAGTCTCATTTGGACATGTTAAATTGGTTTACCAAGTATGTTAAGTGA
- the LOC142624802 gene encoding uncharacterized protein LOC142624802 — MAYGMEAVIPLESGFPTLKSDQYNDVSNHDMLSDSLNTIEERREVASVKMGSYQQKLKQTYDKGVKSRPLVPGDLVLRKVVGTARNPTWGKLGPNWEGLYRITSVVGIRAYRLEDLDGRVVHRP; from the coding sequence atgGCATATGGAATGGAAGCGGTGATCCCATTGGAGTCAGGCTTTCCCACCTTGAAATCTGATCAGTATAATGATGTAAGTAATCATGACATGCTAAGTGATAGTTTGAATACAATCGAAGAAAGAAGGGAAGTAGCTAGTGTGAAGATGGGAAGCTACCAACAGAAACTCAAGCAAACATACGACAAGGGAGTGAAGTCAAGACCTTTAGTACCAGGCGATTTAGTATTAAGAAAAGTGGTGGGAACAGCGAGAAATCCTACCTGGGGTAAATTAgggcctaattgggaaggactgTATAGAATTACGTCGGTAGTAGGCATAAGGGCTTATCGTTTGGAAGATTTAGATGGAAGGGTAGTTCATCgcccctag